The Thermoclostridium stercorarium subsp. stercorarium DSM 8532 genome contains a region encoding:
- a CDS encoding ISL3 family transposase, with protein MDEFIKQLDQNLDYICHEIINGRCYITVASNRKEVICPFCGWPSSKTHSTYSRTFQDLPIQGNKVFIIMRNRKMFCNNPDCNHTTFAERFDFISDKAKKTQRLEDEIVRLSLNCSSVAASKTLRENVADVGKSTICNLLKKRNTCC; from the coding sequence ATGGATGAGTTTATTAAGCAGTTAGATCAAAATCTAGACTACATTTGTCATGAAATAATTAATGGCAGATGCTATATAACAGTAGCTTCCAACCGTAAAGAAGTAATATGTCCATTCTGCGGTTGGCCATCATCCAAAACACATTCCACATATAGCAGAACCTTTCAGGATCTTCCAATACAAGGTAATAAGGTATTTATTATTATGCGTAATAGAAAGATGTTTTGTAATAATCCTGACTGTAATCATACTACTTTTGCAGAAAGATTTGATTTCATTTCCGATAAGGCGAAGAAAACACAACGCCTTGAGGATGAAATTGTACGCCTGTCATTAAATTGCAGTTCTGTTGCGGCGTCTAAAACTCTGAGGGAGAATGTTGCGGATGTTGGTAAAAGTACTATCTGCAACCTCTTAAAAAAAAGAAATACCTGTTGTTGA
- a CDS encoding ISL3 family transposase, translating to MPVVDKENVIAVCIDDFAIRKRESYGTIMVDISKRQIIDMINSRDYETVCKWLKTYPNLHVVSRDGSVTYNNAIADAHPGALQISDRFHLLKNLTSYGKEYLKKKLKPQILIQAVSQETSNEGTGTIKQADENRKLTLKEKYERIEQLLAAGKCKTAICQSINMDIRAYDRLMSMTPEERESSFQTKMMTVHEEKVKQKMERVNEVRELKKIGCSNHEISRRTGLNRSTIRRYLDENFNPVHASYGKKKNGKLTPYIKEIDECLEKGIMGSEIEKKIRGMGYDGSSSTVRQYITDWKRCRKLYYDRSREGGRKTETIERKNIFKLLYHPIENVKSISREQFERICNEYPCFEKIHSIIWEFKGLLTGKNVDALDKWMEKAKKLGIPEIDSFICGLERDLDAVRNAIKYEYSNGLVEGSINKLKVIKRVMYGRCSFETLRTKTLRLEKMRLLN from the coding sequence ATACCTGTTGTTGATAAGGAGAATGTAATAGCTGTCTGCATTGATGATTTCGCCATTAGGAAACGTGAAAGCTATGGAACAATTATGGTGGATATCTCCAAACGTCAAATAATTGATATGATTAACTCAAGAGATTATGAAACTGTCTGCAAGTGGCTAAAAACATACCCAAATCTTCATGTGGTATCGAGAGACGGGTCTGTCACCTATAATAATGCAATTGCAGATGCACATCCGGGGGCTTTACAAATAAGTGATCGTTTTCACTTACTGAAGAATCTGACCTCATATGGGAAGGAGTATCTAAAAAAGAAGCTAAAGCCACAAATCTTAATACAAGCGGTTAGTCAGGAAACTTCCAATGAAGGAACAGGAACAATTAAACAGGCAGATGAAAATAGAAAACTTACATTAAAAGAGAAATATGAGCGGATAGAACAACTTCTAGCAGCAGGAAAGTGCAAAACAGCAATCTGCCAAAGCATAAATATGGATATACGGGCTTATGATAGGCTGATGTCAATGACGCCCGAAGAAAGAGAATCTTCATTTCAAACAAAGATGATGACCGTGCACGAAGAGAAAGTGAAACAAAAAATGGAACGTGTGAATGAAGTGCGTGAGTTAAAGAAAATAGGTTGTAGCAATCATGAGATATCCAGACGTACTGGACTTAATAGATCAACAATTCGGAGATATCTTGATGAAAACTTTAATCCAGTCCATGCTTCCTATGGCAAAAAGAAAAACGGGAAACTAACACCATACATAAAAGAAATTGATGAATGTCTTGAGAAAGGGATTATGGGTTCTGAGATTGAAAAAAAGATACGTGGGATGGGATATGATGGTTCATCATCAACTGTGCGGCAGTACATAACAGATTGGAAAAGGTGTAGAAAATTATATTACGATAGAAGTAGAGAAGGTGGAAGAAAAACGGAAACAATTGAAAGAAAAAATATTTTTAAGCTATTATACCACCCAATAGAGAATGTGAAGTCAATCAGCCGGGAACAATTTGAAAGGATATGCAATGAATATCCTTGTTTTGAAAAGATACATAGTATAATATGGGAATTTAAAGGACTTCTCACTGGTAAAAATGTTGACGCACTCGATAAATGGATGGAGAAAGCAAAAAAGCTAGGTATACCGGAAATAGACAGTTTTATATGTGGACTTGAACGGGATTTGGATGCCGTGAGGAATGCGATAAAATATGAATATAGCAATGGGCTTGTAGAAGGGAGTATTAATAAACTGAAGGTAATAAAACGAGTTATGTATGGGCGATGCAGTTTTGAAACATTAAGAACCAAAACTCTCCGGCTTGAAAAAATGCGATTGCTCAACTAA